A stretch of Pseudomonas sp. CCC3.1 DNA encodes these proteins:
- a CDS encoding response regulator transcription factor encodes MSEEIQVEGEELPHLLLVDDDATFTRVMARAMSRRGFRVSTAGSAEEGLLLAQQDLPDFAALDLKMDGDSGLVLLPKLLELDPEMRVVILTGYSSIATAVEAIKRGACNYLCKPADADDVVAALLSQHADLETLVPDNPMSVDRLQWEHIQRVLGEHEGNISATARALGMHRRTLQRKLQKRPVRR; translated from the coding sequence ATGAGTGAAGAAATTCAGGTCGAAGGCGAAGAACTGCCGCATTTGCTGTTAGTGGATGACGACGCGACGTTTACCCGAGTCATGGCCCGCGCTATGTCTCGACGCGGATTTCGCGTCAGTACCGCCGGCTCGGCCGAAGAAGGGTTGCTCCTGGCTCAGCAGGACTTGCCTGACTTCGCCGCGCTGGACCTGAAAATGGACGGCGACTCGGGTTTGGTGTTGCTGCCCAAATTGCTGGAACTGGACCCGGAAATGCGCGTGGTGATTCTCACCGGTTATTCGAGCATCGCCACGGCGGTTGAGGCGATCAAGCGTGGCGCCTGCAACTACCTGTGCAAACCTGCCGATGCTGACGATGTGGTCGCGGCCTTGCTGTCCCAGCATGCCGACCTTGAGACGCTGGTGCCGGATAACCCCATGTCGGTAGACCGCCTGCAGTGGGAACACATCCAGCGCGTGTTGGGTGAACATGAAGGCAATATCTCCGCGACCGCCCGCGCGCTGGGCATGCATCGTCGTACCTTGCAGCGCAAGTTGCAGAAACGTCCAGTCCGTCGCTGA